A portion of the Limisphaera ngatamarikiensis genome contains these proteins:
- a CDS encoding tetratricopeptide repeat protein, translated as MATQQVTEPAWWIQAYAWVETYKRQLLYGLAGLAVLGLAVSYYIWSRGQRELEAARALSEAAAPALTGQTEAVRSAALLEVAQRFAGTRASGQALLLAANALLQEGDAANAQRRFEQFLRDYRNSPLLNQAVFGLATALEVQSKTNEAMERYESLAERRLDSDPTVFLARLRLGRLCEARGELERARRYYEEVARATPMTILGGEARLALQTLLDAHPELTTRETRTGAAPDVPGANPTVTLPASLPGTPAPATNRATP; from the coding sequence ATGGCAACACAGCAGGTGACCGAACCGGCATGGTGGATCCAAGCCTACGCCTGGGTGGAGACCTATAAGCGGCAACTCCTCTACGGGCTGGCGGGTCTCGCAGTGTTGGGCCTGGCCGTGTCCTACTACATTTGGTCGCGTGGCCAACGGGAACTCGAGGCCGCCCGGGCCCTCTCCGAAGCGGCCGCCCCGGCCCTGACGGGGCAAACCGAGGCGGTTCGTTCCGCCGCGCTGTTGGAAGTGGCGCAACGCTTTGCCGGCACCAGGGCTTCCGGTCAGGCCCTTTTGCTGGCGGCAAACGCCCTGTTGCAGGAGGGCGATGCCGCAAACGCACAGCGGCGGTTCGAACAGTTCCTGCGCGATTACCGCAACAGCCCGCTGCTGAACCAGGCCGTGTTCGGCCTTGCTACGGCCCTGGAGGTGCAGAGCAAAACCAACGAGGCGATGGAACGATACGAATCGCTGGCCGAGCGACGACTGGATTCGGATCCCACGGTGTTTCTGGCACGGCTGCGCCTGGGCCGGCTTTGTGAGGCACGGGGAGAATTGGAGCGGGCACGCCGGTATTACGAAGAGGTGGCCCGCGCCACCCCCATGACCATCCTCGGAGGTGAGGCCCGGCTCGCCCTGCAAACTTTGTTGGACGCCCACCCGGAGCTGACGACCCGTGAAACGCGGACCGGTGCGGCCCCGGACGTCCCCGGAGCCAACCCGACTGTGACGCTGCCGGCGTCCCTGCCCGGCACACCGGCCCCGGCCACCAACCGCGCCACACCGTAA
- a CDS encoding UDP-glucose dehydrogenase family protein — protein MKLCIIGTGYVGLTTGACFAEVGHDVTCVDNDEAKVALLQAGGMPIYEPGLEELVHKNVAAGRLRFTTSIAEGVERSLVVFIAVPTPPLPDGSVDLSYIEKVAREIAGCMTSYKVVVDKSTVPVRTGEKVAETIRRYCRARVDFDVVSNPEFLREGYAVEDLMHPDRIVIGVQSPRPVPVMREIYEPFRAPIIVTDLNSAELIKHASNSFLALKISYINAISILCEATGANVQEVALGMGMDHRIGREFLQAGIGFGGSCFPKDLSAFIKIAEQLGYDFRLLKEVQRINAEQMDRFVKKITDTLWVLKDKTIGVLGLAFKQNTDDVRMSPAIELCRRLLKEGARLRVHDPKAMPKARAVLPEATYIEDMNDVAEGCDALVIATEWEIFKKLDLERARRVMTHPIMFDGRNLFDPREMERLGWIYKSVGR, from the coding sequence ATGAAACTCTGCATCATCGGCACGGGTTATGTGGGATTGACCACCGGTGCCTGTTTCGCCGAGGTCGGTCACGACGTAACCTGCGTGGACAACGACGAGGCCAAGGTGGCCCTGCTGCAGGCCGGCGGCATGCCCATCTACGAACCCGGCCTGGAAGAACTGGTTCACAAAAACGTGGCTGCCGGCCGGCTTCGGTTCACCACCAGCATCGCCGAGGGCGTGGAACGCTCGCTGGTGGTGTTCATCGCAGTGCCGACGCCGCCCCTGCCGGACGGTTCCGTGGATTTGAGTTACATCGAAAAGGTCGCCCGCGAGATCGCAGGGTGCATGACCAGCTACAAGGTGGTGGTCGACAAAAGCACCGTGCCGGTCCGCACCGGTGAGAAGGTGGCCGAAACCATCCGGCGGTACTGCCGGGCCCGCGTGGATTTCGACGTGGTCAGCAACCCCGAATTCCTGCGCGAGGGCTACGCCGTGGAGGATCTGATGCACCCGGACCGGATCGTCATCGGGGTGCAATCGCCGCGGCCGGTGCCGGTAATGCGCGAAATTTACGAACCGTTTCGAGCCCCGATCATCGTGACGGACCTGAACTCGGCCGAGTTGATCAAACACGCGTCCAACTCGTTCCTCGCGCTGAAAATCTCCTACATCAACGCCATCTCCATCCTGTGCGAGGCCACGGGGGCCAACGTCCAGGAGGTGGCCCTGGGAATGGGCATGGACCACCGCATTGGACGGGAGTTTCTCCAGGCCGGCATCGGTTTCGGCGGCAGTTGTTTCCCCAAGGACCTCAGCGCCTTCATCAAGATCGCCGAGCAGCTCGGGTACGATTTCCGACTGCTCAAGGAGGTCCAGCGCATCAATGCCGAGCAGATGGACCGGTTCGTGAAAAAAATTACCGACACGCTCTGGGTGCTGAAGGACAAAACCATCGGCGTCCTTGGTCTGGCGTTCAAGCAAAACACCGATGACGTGCGCATGTCGCCCGCCATCGAGCTTTGCCGCCGCCTGCTCAAGGAAGGGGCCCGACTGCGGGTGCACGATCCCAAGGCCATGCCAAAAGCCAGAGCCGTCCTCCCCGAGGCCACCTACATCGAGGACATGAACGACGTCGCCGAAGGTTGCGATGCCCTGGTCATCGCCACCGAGTGGGAAATCTTCAAGAAGCTGGACCTGGAGCGGGCCCGACGGGTCATGACCCATCCCATCATGTTCGACGGGCGCAACCTTTTCGATCCCCGCGAGATGGAACGGCTGGGCTGGATCTACAAAAGTGTCGGCCGGTAA
- the mutT gene encoding 8-oxo-dGTP diphosphatase MutT, which translates to MVAAHHLSSPGHVEVAAGLVFHQGRLLITRRPAGTHLGGLWEFPGGKREPHETFEACLQRELREELGIEVEVGPLWCTVQHEYPEVRVQIHFYLCRWRAGEPRALGCAAWKWVDRRTLRRHRFPAADAQLLEQLVQTRKVWESAG; encoded by the coding sequence ATGGTCGCTGCCCATCACCTCTCAAGCCCGGGACACGTCGAGGTCGCCGCCGGGTTGGTCTTCCACCAGGGCCGCCTCCTCATCACCCGCCGCCCGGCCGGGACACACCTCGGCGGGCTCTGGGAGTTTCCCGGAGGCAAACGTGAACCCCACGAAACCTTCGAAGCCTGCCTGCAACGGGAGCTGAGGGAGGAACTGGGGATTGAGGTGGAGGTGGGCCCGCTGTGGTGCACGGTGCAACACGAGTACCCTGAGGTGCGGGTGCAAATCCATTTTTACCTCTGTCGGTGGCGGGCGGGCGAACCCAGAGCCCTCGGTTGTGCCGCGTGGAAATGGGTGGACCGCCGTACACTCCGCCGACATCGGTTTCCGGCGGCCGACGCACAACTGCTCGAACAACTGGTTCAGACACGCAAAGTCTGGGAGTCGGCCGGTTGA